From one Phycodurus eques isolate BA_2022a chromosome 19, UOR_Pequ_1.1, whole genome shotgun sequence genomic stretch:
- the hhex gene encoding hematopoietically-expressed homeobox protein hhex isoform X1: MSVPLDAPTAIQQAPPTPFYIQDILGRTDDPPASSSSSIPAVPAPTFPSPNSSFTHFVSPYRTAVYEPTPIHPHRAAAYAFGGPAYPFQHPHPHPQRPLGDYAHALLRHHPLGKPMLWSPFIQRPLHKRKGGQVRFSNDQTVELEKKFETQKYLSPPERKRLAKVLQLSERQVKTWFQNRRAKWRRLKQEKSEDDVTGGGKGGKGGKGDKGDKGAATSERAEPRQSEWSLSDDADPELDIEDRGDFALSRQL, translated from the exons ATGAGCGTCCCCCTCGACGCGCCGACGGCCATCCAGCAAGCCCCCCCGACTCCCTTCTACATCCAAGACATCCTCGGGAGGACCGACGACCCCCCCGCCAGCTCGTCGTCGTCCATCCCGGCCGTCCCCGCGCCCACCTTCCCGTCCCCGAACTCCTCCTTCACGCACTTCGTGTCCCCGTACCGGACAGCCGTCTACGAACCGACGCCGATCCACCCGCACCGCGCGGCCGCGTACGCCTTCGGGGGCCCCGCGTACCCCTTCCAGCACCCGCACCCGCACCCCCAGCGCCCGCTGGGGGACTACGCCCATGCCCTGCTGAGACACCACCCTCTCG GGAAACCGATGCTGTGGAGCCCCTTCATCCAGCGGCCCTTGCACAAACGGAAAGGGGGCCAGGTCCGCTTCTCCAACGACCAAACCGTCGAACTGGAGAAGAAATTCGAGACGCAGAAGTACCTCTCGCCTCCCGAGAGGAAAAGATTGGCCAAGGTGTTGCAGCTGAGCGAGCGACAG GTGAAAACCTGGTTCCAAAATCGACGGGCAAAGTGGCGGAGACTCAAACAG GAAAAGTCGGAGGACGACGTGACGGGGGGCGGCAAGGGCGGCAAGGGCGGCAAGGGCGACAAGGGCGACAAGGGCGCCGCGACCTCCGAGCGGGCGGAGCCGCGGCAGTCGGAATGGAGCCTTTCGGACGACGCCGACCCGGAGCTGGACATTGAGGATCGCGGCGACTTCGCGCTGAGCCGGCAGCTCTGA
- the hhex gene encoding hematopoietically-expressed homeobox protein hhex isoform X2: MSVPLDAPTAIQQAPPTPFYIQDILGRTDDPPASSSSSIPAVPAPTFPSPNSSFTHFVSPYRTAVYEPTPIHPHRAAAYAFGGPAYPFQHPHPHPQRPLGDYAHALLRHHPLGKPMLWSPFIQRPLHKRKGGQVRFSNDQTVELEKKFETQKYLSPPERKRLAKVLQLSERQVKTWFQNRRAKWRRLKQVGCAASARFDAAVPCGPHRDVPCLNASGKVGGRRDGGRQGRQGRQGRQGRQGRRDLRAGGAAAVGMEPFGRRRPGAGH; encoded by the exons ATGAGCGTCCCCCTCGACGCGCCGACGGCCATCCAGCAAGCCCCCCCGACTCCCTTCTACATCCAAGACATCCTCGGGAGGACCGACGACCCCCCCGCCAGCTCGTCGTCGTCCATCCCGGCCGTCCCCGCGCCCACCTTCCCGTCCCCGAACTCCTCCTTCACGCACTTCGTGTCCCCGTACCGGACAGCCGTCTACGAACCGACGCCGATCCACCCGCACCGCGCGGCCGCGTACGCCTTCGGGGGCCCCGCGTACCCCTTCCAGCACCCGCACCCGCACCCCCAGCGCCCGCTGGGGGACTACGCCCATGCCCTGCTGAGACACCACCCTCTCG GGAAACCGATGCTGTGGAGCCCCTTCATCCAGCGGCCCTTGCACAAACGGAAAGGGGGCCAGGTCCGCTTCTCCAACGACCAAACCGTCGAACTGGAGAAGAAATTCGAGACGCAGAAGTACCTCTCGCCTCCCGAGAGGAAAAGATTGGCCAAGGTGTTGCAGCTGAGCGAGCGACAG GTGAAAACCTGGTTCCAAAATCGACGGGCAAAGTGGCGGAGACTCAAACAGGTCGGTTGCGCCGCCTCCGCTCGCTTCGACGCGGCCGTGCCGTGCGGTCCTCATCGGGATGTTCCCTGTTTGAACGCGTCAGGAAAAGTCGGAGGACGACGTGACGGGGGGCGGCAAGGGCGGCAAGGGCGGCAAGGGCGACAAGGGCGACAAGGGCGCCGCGACCTCCGAGCGGGCGGAGCCGCGGCAGTCGGAATGGAGCCTTTCGGACGACGCCGACCCGGAGCTGGACATTGA
- the trub1 gene encoding probable tRNA pseudouridine synthase 1: MAASNAAAPLTSSLSKLQSLNGLFAIYKKRGPTSADVLNKLKETLLEEAGLRTANPRKRKKQSLKMGHGGTLDSAASGVLVVGVGNGTKMLSTMLAGSKKYIAVAELGKATDTLDATGSVTQEKDFKHVTKLELEEKLNSFVGDIMQVPPLYSALKKDGQRMSVLLKKGHKVEAKPARSVTVYNLTLQEFKLPFFTLDIECGGGFYVRSLVDDLGKALSSCAHVKELTRTKQGQFTLERHALHEEQWTLEHIVKSLQACPESEQSLDSVAAPEGGT; the protein is encoded by the exons ATGGCTGCGAGCAACGCGGCTGCACCGCTAACGAGCTCGCTCTCGAAACTGCAGTCTTTGAATGGACTGTTTGCAATTTATAAAAAGCGAGGGCCGACCTCTGCGGATGTCTTGAACAAGCTCAAAGAAACTCTACTCGAGG AAGCCGGCTTGAGGACTGCGAACCCGAGGAAGCGGAAGAAGCAGAGTCTCAAGATGGGCCACGGAGGGACGCTCGACAGTGCTGCCAGTGGAGTATTAG TGGTTGGTGTTGGGAATGGCACCAAAATGCTCAGCACCATGTTGGCTGGTTCCAAG aaATACATTGCTGTCGCGGAGTTGGGGAAAGCGACTGACACTCTTGATGCTACTGGCAGTGTTACTCAAGAGAAGGACTTCA AACATGTTACCAAGTTGGAGTTAGAGGAGAAGCTGAACAGTTTTGTCGGCGATATCATGCAAGTCCCGCCACT TTACTCAGCGCTGAAAAAAGATGGCCAGCGAATGTCTGTCCTTCTGAAGAAAGGTCACAAAGTTGAGGCGAAACCGGCGAGGTCCGTCACGGTGTACAACTTGACCCTGCAAGAGTTCAAGCTGCCGTTCTTCACATTGG ATATTGAATGCGGTGGCGGATTTTACGTGAGGAGCTTGGTGGATGACCTGGGAAAAG CGCTCTCGTCGTGCGCTCACGTCAAGGAGCTGACCCGCACCAAACAGGGTCAGTTCACCTTGGAGCGGCATGCCTTACACGAGGAGCAATGGACACTGGAACACATCGTCAAATCGCTGCAAGCGTGCCCAGAGTCAGAACAGAGTCTGGACAGTGTGGCAGCGCCGGAAGGCGGAACTTGA